The genomic interval GTGTAGACCCGCCACTCCTCGGGGGTGGGCTTCCAGTCGGTCTCCGGAGGGTTGGGGTTACGGCGGAAGACCATGGCTACAAGGAGGCCACGATGGCGTCCACCAGGCGCAGGACCAGATAGACGAAGACCGCTCCCAAGAGGAGGATCAGGGAAAGCAGGAAGAGGAGAAGGCTACTGGGCTCGCTCCAGGTGAGGATCAGGACCACCAGGTAGGCCACGGCGAAGAAGACGATGAGCCCTAGCATCTGCCCGCCCCTTTCTCCCATGACCCCTCCGGGGATGGCCCGCTTCAGCCGGAAGCCGTAGAGGACGTTGTACGCCATTACCAGGAGACCTGCCAACAGCAAGAGCTTTTCCATGGCTCCATTTTAGCTGCTCCATTCCCGGATAGGTATAAGCTCACCCCCCTCAACGCTTTTGCGCACGGGGCGGTAGCGGGTGTCGAACCAGATTTCCAAGACTGCCCGGTCCAGGCTTTGGGGGGCCACGATTTCCTTGCGCACGTAATAGCCTCCCTCCACGGGGCTTATCTCCGTGGCTTTGGAGAGCCTGAGCTCCACCACCTCGCCGCTTTTTGTGCGCACCCGGACCCGGAAGGCCAAGGAGCCTTCGGGCTTCACGTGGGGGTCTTTGCGAAGGAACCACACCTTAGGCCTCCTTTAAATCCGCCACCCGGGCCCCTGTGAGGGCCAGGAGCTCTCCGGGGGTCAGGGAGAAGAGGGTGTTTGGCGTACCCCCTGCGGCCCAGACCCGGGGGTAAGCCAGAAGGTCCTCATCCAGAAAGGCGGGAAGGGGGGTTGGGTGCCCCACGGGGGGTACCCCGCCGATGGCGTAACCGGTAAGGAGGCGCACCTCCTCGGGGGTGGCCCGCCGGAGGGTCTCGCCCGCCGCCCTTTGGGCCTTGGAGAGGTCCAGGCGGT from Thermus caldifontis carries:
- a CDS encoding YbaK/EbsC family protein, which encodes MSLPPSAKRVQHALEEKGYAHLRVVALPASTRTAQEAAEAVGAHVGQIVKSLIFVGTRPYLFLVSGRNRLDLSKAQRAAGETLRRATPEEVRLLTGYAIGGVPPVGHPTPLPAFLDEDLLAYPRVWAAGGTPNTLFSLTPGELLALTGARVADLKEA